The proteins below come from a single Osmerus mordax isolate fOsmMor3 chromosome 3, fOsmMor3.pri, whole genome shotgun sequence genomic window:
- the tob1a gene encoding protein Tob1a: MQLEIQVALNFIISYLYNKLPRRRVNIFGEELERQLKQKYEGHWYPDKPYKGSGFRCIHVGEKVDPVVEKAAKESGLDIEDVRHNLPQDLSVWIDPFEVSYQIGEKGPVKVLYVDDSNESSSGLEQLDKEIKNSFNPEAQVFMPISEPVGPSPTSSSPSPPFGHSATVSPTFIPRSTQPLTFTTATFAATKFGSTKMKSSGRGGNNNGSGSSGTNASKASRTSPTNLGLNVNTLLKQKAISTSMHSLYGLGLGAQQHQKASDLSPNAKEFVFPSLHGHGSPTALFPGDSTISLSPLQYSNAFDVFAAYGGLNDKSLMDGLNFSLNNMQYSNQQFQPVMAN, from the coding sequence ATGCAGCTTGAAATCCAAGTAGCTCTCAACTTCATCATCTCGTATCTGTACAACAAGTTACCACGGCGACGAGTGAATATATTCGGCGAGGAGCTGGAGCGCCAGCTCAAGCAGAAATACGAGGGACACTGGTACCCAGATAAGCCATACAAGGGCTCAGGATTCAGGTGCATCCATGTAGGGGAGAAGGTGGACCCTGTGGTGGAGAAGGCGGCCAAAGAGAGTGGCCTGGACATCGAGGACGTCCGTCACAACCTTCCCCAGGACCTCAGTGTGTGGATCGACCCCTTCGAGGTGTCCTACCAGATCGGGGAGAAGGGCCCTGTCAAGGTGCTCTATGTAGACGACAGCAACGAGAGCAGCAGCGGGCTGGAGCAGCTGGACAAGGAGATCAAGAACAGTTTCAACCCAGAGGCACAAGTTTTCATGCCCATCAGTGAGCCTGTGGGGCCATCTCCCACGTCCAGCTCGCCCTCGCCCCCCTTTGGTCACTCTGCAACCGTCAGCCCCACCTTCATTCCCCGCTCCACCCAACCGCTGACCTTTACCACTGCCACCTTTGCTGCAACCAAGTTTGGCTCCACCAAGATGAAGAGCAGTGGCCGTGGTGGCAACAACAACGGCAGTGGCAGTAGTGGAACCAATGCCAGCAAGGCGTCCCGCACCTCTCCCACCAACCTGGGCCTGAATGTTAACACCCTCCTGAAGCAGAAAGccatctccacctccatgcACTCTCTGTatgggctgggcctgggcgCACAGCAGCACCAGAAGGCCTCTGACCTTTCCCCCAATGCCAAGGAGTTTGTGTTCCCCAGCCTCCATGGCCATGGGAGCCCGACCGCCCTCTTCCCCGGGGACAGCACCATCAGCCTCAGCCCTCTGCAGTATAGCAATGCCTTTGACGTGTTTGCGGCCTACGGAGGCCTCAATGACAAGTCCCTCATGGACGGCTTGAATTTCAGCTTGAACAACATGCAGTATTCTAACCAGCAATTCCAGCCAGTCATGGCCAACTAG